In Miscanthus floridulus cultivar M001 chromosome 5, ASM1932011v1, whole genome shotgun sequence, one genomic interval encodes:
- the LOC136450793 gene encoding large ribosomal subunit protein uL1-like → MSKLQSDALREAIASITNDSREKQRKFVETIELQIGLKNYDPQKDKRFSGSVKLPHIPRPKMKVCMLGDAQHVEEAERIGLDSMDVEALKKMNKNKKLVKKLAKKYHAFLASEAIIKQIPRLLGPGLNKAGKFPTLVTHQESLESKVNETKATVKFQLKKVLCMGVAVGNCGMEEKQIFQNVQMSVNFLVSLLKKNWQNVRCLYLKSTMGKVYRVF, encoded by the exons TAAGCTGCAGAGTGATGCGCTGAGGGAGGCGATTGCCTCGATTACCAATGATTCCCGTGAGAAGCAGCGCAAGTTTGTTGAAACCATTGAGCTGCAGATTGGTCTCAAGAACTATGACCCTCAAAAGGACAAGCGTTTCAGTGGTTCTGTTAAGCTGCCTCACATCCCTCGCCCTAAGATGAAGGTTTGCATGCTTGGTGATGCTCAGCACGTTGAGGAG GCCGAGAGAATAGGTCTAGACAGTATGGATGTGGAAGCCCTcaagaagatgaacaaaaacaagaAGCTAGTCAAGAAGCTGGCAAAGAAGTACCATGCTTTCCTTGCTTCTGAGGCTATCATTAAGCAGATTCCTCGTCTTCTTGGTCCTGGTCTTAACAAGGCAG GAAAGTTCCCTACATTGGTGACTCACCAGGAATCCCTTGAGTCCAAGGTTAATGAGACAAAGGCTACAGTTAAGTTTCAGCTAAAGAAGGTGCTTTGCATGGGTGTTGCTGTTGGCAACTGTGGTATGGAGGAGAAGCAGATCTTCCAGAATGTGCAAATGAGCGTCAACTTCCTCGTGTCACTCTTGAAGAAGAATTGGCAGAAT GTGAGATGCCTGTACCTCAAGAGCACTATGGGAAAGGTGTACCGGGTGTTCTAA
- the LOC136453626 gene encoding large ribosomal subunit protein uL1-like, whose product MSKLQSDALREAIASITNDSCEKQRKFVETIELQIGLKNYDPQKDKRFSGSVKLPHIPRPKMKVCMLGDAQHVEEAERIGLDSMDVEALKKMNKNKKLVKKLAKKYHAFLASEAIIKQIPRLLGPGLNKAGKFPTLVTHQESLESKVNETKATVKFQLKKVLCMGVAVGNCGMEEKQIFQNVQMSVNFLVSLLKKNWQNVRCLYLKSTMGKVYRVF is encoded by the exons ATGAG TAAGCTGCAGAGTGATGCTCTGAGGGAGGCAATTGCCTCGATTACCAATGATTCCTGTGAGAAGCAGCGCAAGTTTGTTGAAACCATTGAGCTTCAGATTGGTCTCAAGAACTATGACCCTCAAAAGGACAAGCGTTTCAGTGGTTCTGTTAAGCTGCCTCACATCCCTCGCCCTAAGATGAAGGTTTGCATGCTTGGTGATGCTCAGCACGTTGAGGAG GCAGAGAGAATAGGTCTAGACAGTATGGATGTGGAAGCCCTcaagaagatgaacaaaaacaagaAGCTAGTCAAGAAGCTGGCAAAGAAGTACCATGCTTTCCTTGCGTCTGAGGCTATCATTAAGCAAATTCCTCGTCTTCTTGGTCCTGGTCTTAACAAGGCAG GAAAGTTCCCTACCTTGGTGACACACCAGGAATCCCTTGAGTCCAAGGTTAATGAGACAAAGGCTACAGTTAAGTTCCAACTAAAGAAGGTACTTTGCATGGGTGTTGCTGTTGGCAACTGCGGTATGGAGGAGAAGCAAATCTTCCAGAATGTGCAAATGAGCGTCAACTTCCTTGTGTCACTCTTGAAAAAGAATTGGCAGAAT GTGAGATGCCTGTACCTGAAGAGCACTATGGGAAAGGTGTACCGGGTGTTCTAA
- the LOC136450792 gene encoding acidic endochitinase-like encodes MAGRALTHIHFQLIATILVALVATCHAGSIAVYWGQNDGESSLSETCASGNYKFVILAFVYKFGKGQTPDLNLAGHCVPSSGNCKFLSKDIHSCQRRGIKVLLSVGGGEGSYGLSSESDAREVAAYLWNNYLGGTSSSRPLGDAILDGVDFDIEQGGAKFWDSLARDLKKLGKKKGSKGVLLSAAPQCPFPDEWDGGAINTGLFDFVWVQFYNNQPCQVSAGRGAFLAAWKRWQSVPAGKIFLGLPASKSAAGTGFVPAAQLRSQVLPLIKGSPKYGGVMLWSKFYDKGYSDAIKKHV; translated from the exons ATGGCAGGCCGAGCTCTCACTCACATTCACTTCCAGCTCATTGCCACCATCCTGGTGGCGCTCGTCGCCACATGCCACGCCGGCAGCATCGCCGTGTACTGGGGTCAGAACGACGGCGAGTCGTCCCTGTCCGAGACGTGCGCGTCCGGGAACTACAAGTTCGTCATCCTCGCCTTCGTCTACAAGTTCGGCAAGGGCCAGACGCCGGACCTGAACCTTGCCGGTCACTGCGTTCCCTCGTCGGGCAACTGCAAGTTTCTGAGCAAGGACATCCACTCGTGCCAGCGCCGCGGTATCAAGGTCCTGCTCTccgtcggcggcggcgagggcagcTACGGCCTGTCGTCAGAAAGCGACGCGCGCGAAGTGGCCGCGTACCTCTGGAACAATTACCTGGGCGGCACGTCGTCGTCCCGCCCCCTCGGCGACGCCATCCTTGACGGCGTCGACTTCGACATCGAGCAAGGCGGCGCCAAGTTCTGGGACAGCCTCGCCAG GGACCTCAAGAAATTGGGTAAGAAAAAGGGCAGCAAGGGGGTGCTTCTGAGCGCGGCGCCGCAGTGCCCGTTCCCGGACGAGTGGGACGGCGGCGCGATCAACACGGGGCTGTTCGACTTCGTGTGGGTGCAGTTCTACAACAACCAGCCGTGCCAGGTGAGCGCTGGCCGCGGCGCGTTCCTGGCCGCGTGGAAGAGGTGGCAGTCGGTGCCAGCGGGCAAGATCTTCCTGGGTCTGCCCGCCTCCAAGAGCGCGGCGGGCACCGGGTTCGTGCCCGCCGCCCAGCTCAGGTCGCAGGTGCTGCCGCTCATCAAGGGCTCGCCCAAGTACGGCGGCGTCATGCTCTGGTCCAAGTTCTACGACAAGGGCTACAGCGACGCCATCAAGAAACACGTCTGA
- the LOC136450794 gene encoding acidic endochitinase-like, translating into MANRALAPFLLVATLLVALLATCHAGGIAVYWGQNDGEASLSDTCASGNYKFVILAFVYKFGKGQTPELDLASHCDPSSGGCTGLSDDIRSCQSSGIKVLLSIGGGDGSYGLSSQGDGRDVAAYLWNNYLGGTSSSRPLGDAVLDGIDFDIELGGSKYWDSLARDLKNMGKNKVGGKGVLLSAAPQCPFPDEWDNGAINTGLFDYVWVQFYNNPPCQVNAGRGAFMDAWKQWESVPAGQIFLGLPASKDAAGTGFVPAHDLNSNVLPLIKGSSKYGGVMLWSKYYDDRAGYSDAIKSHV; encoded by the exons ATGGCAAACCGAGCTCTAGCTCCATTcctgctcgtggccaccctcTTGGTGGCTCTCCTCGCCACATGCCATGCCGGTGGCATCGCCGTCTACTGGGGCCAGAACGACGGCGAGGCGTCCCTGTCCGACACGTGTGCGTCAGGGAACTACAAGTTCGTCATCCTCGCCTTCGTCTACAAGTTCGGCAAGGGCCAGACCCCGGAGCTGGACCTCGCCAGCCACTGCGACCCCTCATCGGGTGGCTGCACGGGGTTGAGTGATGACATACGTTCGTGCCAGAGCAGCGGCATCAAGGTCCTGCTCTCGATCGGCGGCGGTGACGGCAGCTACGGCCTGTCGTCCCAGGGGGACGGGCGGGACGTGGCCGCCTACCTCTGGAACAATTACCTGGGCGGCACATCGTCGTCGCGCCCCCTCGGCGACGCCGTTCTTGACGGCATTGACTTCGACATTGAGCTCGGCGGCTCCAAGTACTGGGACAGCTTGGCCAG GGACCTCAAGAACATGGGCAAGAACAAGGTTGGCGGCAAGGGGGTGCTCCTGAGCGCTGCGCCGCAGTGCCCGTTCCCTGACGAGTGGGACAACGGCGCGATCAACACGGGGCTGTTCGACTACGTGTGGGTGCAGTTCTACAACAACCCTCCGTGCCAGGTGAACGCGGGCCGTGGCGCGTTCATGGACGCATGGAAACAGTGGGAGTCGGTTCCGGCGGGACAGATCTTCCTAGGCCTGCCGGCCTCCAAGGACGCGGCCGGCACCGGGTTCGTGCCCGCCCACGATCTCAACTCTAACGTGCTGCCGCTCATCAAGGGATCGTCCAAGTACGGTGGCGTCATGCTCTGGTCCAAGTACTACGACGACCGTGCAGGCTACAGTGACGCCATCAAGAGCCACGTGTGA
- the LOC136450795 gene encoding acidic endochitinase SE2-like, translated as MAGRPLTPFQLTVILLLALLVTCHAGGIAVYWGQNTGEATLSATCASRKYQFVILAFVSQFGQGRAPQLDLSGHCDSSSGRCSGLSDDIRSCQRRGVKVLLSIGGGVGKYGLSSAADARLVAAYLWNSYLGGTSSSRPLGDAVLDGIDFDIELGSAKFWDNLARDLKDMVKNNGDKAVLLSAAPQCPFPDEWDSAAINTGLFDFVWVQFYNNPECQFSSGRKAFLDAWKQWESVPAGQLYLGLPASKDAAGTGFVPAAQLTSQVLPLIKGSPKYGGVMLWSKFYDDRTGYSSAIKSHV; from the exons ATGGCAGGTAGACCTCTCACTCCCTTCCAACTCACTGTCATCCTCTTGCTGGCGCTCCTCGTTACGTGCCACGCCGGCGGAATCGCCGTATACTGGGGCCAGAACACGGGAGAAGCAACCCTGTCCGCGACGTGCGCGTCCCGCAAGTACCAGTTCGTCATCCTCGCCTTCGTTTCCCAGTTCGGCCAGGGCCGGGCGCCACAGCTGGACCTGTCCGGCCACTGCGACTCCTCGTCGGGCCGCTGCTCCGGCCTGAGCGATGACATCCGCTCGTGCCAGCGCCGCGGCGTCAAGGTCCTGCTCTCCATCGGCGGCGGCGTTGGCAAGTACGGCCTGTCGTCGGCCGCGGACGCGCGGCTGGTGGCCGCGTACCTCTGGAATAGCTACCTCGGCGGCACGTCGTCGTCACGTCCGCTCGGCGATGCCGTCCTTGATGGCATCGACTTCGACATCGAGCTCGGCAGCGCCAAGTTCTGGGACAATCTCGCCAG GGACCTCAAGGACATGGTCAAGAATAATGGCGACAAGGCGGTGCTGCTGAGCGCGGCGCCGCAGTGCCCATTCCCGGACGAGTGGGACAGCGCCGCGATCAACACGGGTCTGTTCGACTTCGTGTGGGTGCAGTTCTACAACAATCCGGAGTGCCAGTTCAGCTCGGGGCGCAAGGCCTTCCTAGACGCATGGAAACAATGGGAGTCGGTGCCGGCGGGGCAGCTCTACCTCGGACTGCCAGCCTCCAAGGACGCGGCAGGCACCGGGTTCGTGCCCGCGGCCCAGCTCACGTCGCAGGTGCTGCCGCTCATCAAGGGCTCGCCCAAGTACGGCGGCGTCATGCTCTGGTCCAAGTTCTACGACGACCGCACGGGATACAGCTCCGCCATCAAGAGCCACGTCTGA
- the LOC136450796 gene encoding acidic endochitinase-like, whose amino-acid sequence MARSNPSLPMLLATAFALAGVAAGARAGGIAIYWGQNGNEGTLAQTCATGNYKFVNVAFLPTFGKGQTPVLNLAGHCDPASNGCTGVGADIKACQRMGIKVLLSIGGGGGSYGLSSPDDARSVAAYLWNNYLGGRSSKARPLGDAVLDGIDFDIESGGSLYWDDLAKALKSYSRRVYLSAAPQCPFPDASLGTALGTGLFDYVWVQFYNNPPCQYSASAGVGSLASAWAQWTSIRAGRVFLGLPAAPQAAGSGFVPASDLVSQVLPVVKNSTKYGGIMLWSRYYDGLTGYSDAVKSQV is encoded by the coding sequence ATGGCTAGAAGCAACCCCTCTCTGCCAATGCTGCTGGCCACGGCGTTTGCATTGGCCGGGGTAGCCGCGGGAGCGCGCGCCGGCGGCATCGCCATCTACTGGGGCCAGAACGGCAACGAGGGGACGCTGGCGCAGACCTGCGCCACGGGCAACTACAAGTTCGTCAACGTGGCGTTCCTCCCCACGTTCGGCAAGGGCCAGACGCCGGTGCTGAACCTGGCGGGACACTGCGACCCCGCGAGCAACGGGTGCACGGGCGTGGGCGCCGACATCAAGGCGTGCCAGCGCATGGGCATCAAGGTCCTGCTCTCcatcggcggcggtggcggcagctaCGGGCTCTCGTCGCCGGACGATGCGAGGAGCGTCGCGGCGTACCTCTGGAACAACTACCTCGGCGGCAGGTCGTCCAAGGCCAGGCCTCTCGGCGACGCGGTCCTCGACGGCATCGACTTCGACATCGAGAGCGGCGGGAGCCTTTACTGGGACGACCTGGCGAAAGCCCTCAAGTCCTACTCCCGGCGGGTGTACCTGTCGGCGGCGCCGCAGTGCCCGTTCCCGGACGCGTCGCTGGGCACGGCGCTCGGCACGGGGCTGTTCGACTACGTGTGGGTGCAGTTCTACAACAACCCGCCGTGCCAGTACAGCGCGAGCGCCGGCGTGGGCAGCCTGGCGAGCGCGTGGGCGCAGTGGACGTCCATCAGGGCCGGGCGGGTGTTCCTCGGCCTCCCGGCCGCGCCCCAGGCCGCGGGCAGCGGGTTCGTGCCGGCGAGTGACCTTGTGTCGCAGGTGCTGCCGGTGGTGAAGAACTCCACCAAGTACGGGGGCATCATGCTCTGGTCCAGGTACTACGACGGGCTCACGGGGTACAGCGACGCGGTCAAGTCCCAAGTGTGA
- the LOC136453627 gene encoding glucan endo-1,3-beta-glucosidase 14-like, with amino-acid sequence MGLRVRASSLLLSLAVELAVALVSVSAQQKFGINYGQIANNLPEPTQVAGLLQSMNVNKVKLYDADPRVLTAFANTGVEFIIAVGNENLQTMAASPAAARQWVATNVQPYIPATRITCITVGNEVFSSTDTAMMASLLPAMKAVYAALGALGLGSQVTVSSAHSVNVLATSFPPSSGAFREDLAEYIQPILDFHGQMGSPFLINAYPFFAYKASPGSVSLPYVLFEPNPGVRDPNTGLSYDNMLYAQIDAVYAAMKAMGHTDVGVRISETGWPSKGDEDETGATVQNAAAYNGNLMQRIAMNQGTPLKPNVPVDVYVFALFNEDMKPGPTSERNYGLFYPNGSPVYTLNAGSGGGSSPGGSLNPYYTSMFSSSSRSAVSATFLTEKVILLLLLQAIVILRQSYSYC; translated from the exons ATGGGGCTCCGCGTCCGCGCCTCCTCGCTTCTGCTCTCCCTGGCTGTCGAGCTCGCGGTCGCGCTCGTCTCAG TGTCGGCGCAGCAGAAGTTCGGGATCAACTATGGGCAGATCGCGAACAACCTGCCGGAGCCGACGCAGGTGGCGGGTCTCCTACAGTCGATGAACGTGAACAAGGTGAAGCTCTACGACGCGGACCCCCGGGTGCTGACGGCGTTCGCCAACACCGGCGTGGAGTTCATCATCGCCGTGGGCAACGAGAACCTGCAGACGATGGCGGCCAGCCCCGCCGCGGCGCGCCAGTGGGTGGCGACGAACGTGCAGCCCTACATCCCGGCCACGCGCATCACCTGCATCACCGTCGGCAACGAGGTCTTCTCCAGCACCGACACGGCCATGATGGCCAGCCTCCTCCCCGCCATGAAGGCCGTGTACGCCGCGCTCGGCGCGCTGGGCCTCGGCAGCCAGGTCACGGTGTCGTCGGCGCACTCCGTGAACGTGCTCGCCACCAGCTTCCCGCCGTCGTCGGGCGCGTTCCGGGAGGACCTCGCCGAGTACATCCAGCCCATCCTCGACTTCCACGGCCAGATGGGGTCGCCGTTCCTCATCAACGCGTACCCGTTCTTCGCGTACAAGGCGAGCCCGGGCAGCGTGTCGCTGCCGTACGTGCTGTTCGAGCCCAACCCGGGCGTCCGGGACCCCAACACCGGCCTCAGCTACGACAACATGCTCTACGCCCAGATCGACGCCGTGTACGCCGCCATGAAGGCCATGGGGCACACGGACGTGGGCGTGAGGATCTCGGAGACCGGGTGGCCGTCCAAGGGCGACGAGGACGAGACCGGCGCCACGGTGCAGAACGCGGCGGCGTACAACGGCAACCTGATGCAGAGGATCGCCATGAACCAGGGGACGCCGCTCAAGCCCAACGTGCCCGTCGACGTGTACGTGTTCGCGCTCTTCAACGAGGACATGAAGCCAGGGCCCACGTCGGAGCGGAACTACGGGCTGTTCTACCCCAACGGCTCGCCGGTGTACACTCTCAACGCCGGCTCCGGCGGCGGTTCGAGTCCGGGCGGGTCGCTCAACCCGTACTACACGTCCATGTTCTCCTCCTCGTCCAGATCGGCGGTGAGCGCAACCTTTTTGACAGAGAAAGTGATACTATTACTGCTTCTGCAAGCAATTGTAATACTCCGACAATCATATTCCTACTGTTAG
- the LOC136453631 gene encoding uncharacterized protein At5g39865-like, whose product MEDCGGGVAGGGGKKPFQLTRSLTYHHLQGHWPAASAARWRRQQLADEPRAQRPQAVVLYTTSLRGVRRTFTDCTVVRAILRGFHVAVDKRDVSMDAALRRELQALLAARGRAFALPQLFISGRLVGGADEVRQLNETGQLRRLLDCAAGQDPAFVCDAYRIGQL is encoded by the coding sequence ATGGAGGattgcggcggcggcgtggccggAGGCGGCGGCAAGAAGCCGTTCCAGCTGACGCGGTCGCTGACGTACCACCACCTCCAGGGGCACTggccggcggcgtcggcggcCAGGTGGCGGAGGCAGCAGCTCGCGGACGAGCCACGCGCACAGCGGCCGCAGGCGGTGGTGTTGTACACGACGTCGCTGCGCGGGGTGCGCCGCACGTTCACTGACTGCACCGTGGTGCGCGCCATCCTGCGCGGGTTCCACGTCGCCGTGGACAAGCGGGACGTGTCCATGGACGCCGCGCTCCGCCGGGAGCTCCAGGCGCTGCTGGCCGCGCGGGGACGCGCCTTCGCGCTCCCGCAGCTGTTCATCAGCGGCCGCCTCGTCGGCGGCGCGGACGAGGTACGACAGCTCAACGAGACCGGCCAGCTCCGTCGGCTCCTCGACTGCGCCGCCGGGCAGGACCCGGCCTTCGTCTGCGACGCCTACAGGATAGGGCAATTATGA
- the LOC136453630 gene encoding uncharacterized protein gives MPQVDLESLVCGVSGAGAGDRKVSCETVIAGGSEDASPPRMPPPPPPDPDFPPESITIPIGDDVAFSELNPIYERDDSTKGSTNPKFAAAVVANPIAAKTRSNSTRVAGAPPPAAGTTFFGLPAKIRPTFSRRRPSQGRILHDKRAGGGGGSGSGSRGDGEVEPRSPKVSCIGKVLSDRERHGRRRRGRRGWWHGVAAMFRCDGCARVPGDASRKMALEDDDGEQQRQQEPGIAGMRRFKSGRRAASWGDEALAAAAAGDEDDGKERPDSQDAEQWSRRPVI, from the coding sequence ATGCCCCAGGTGGACCTGGAGAGCCTGGTGTGCGGCGTGtcaggcgccggcgccggggaCAGGAAGGTGTCGTGCGAGACGGTCATCGCGGGGGGCAGCGAGGACGCCTCGCCACCGCGgatgccaccgcctccgccgccggatCCGGACTTCCCGCCCGAGTCGATAACCATCCCCATCGGCGACGACGTGGCGTTCTCGGAGCTGAACCCGATATACGAACGGGACGACTCCACCAAGGGCAGCACCAACCCCAAGTTCGCGGCGGCCGTCGTGGCCAACCCCATCGCGGCCAAGACGCGGTCCAACTCCACGCGCGTCGCGGGCGCCCCGCCCCCCGCGGCCGGCACCACTTTCTTCGGCCTCCCGGCCAAGATCCGCCCCACCTTCTCCCGGCGCCGGCCGTCGCAGGGCCGGATCTTGCACGACAagcgcgcgggcggcggcggtggtagcggcagcggcagcaggggCGACGGCGAGGTAGAGCCTCGATCGCCCAAGGTGTCCTGCATTGGCAAGGTCCTGTCCGACCGGGAGCGGCACGGGCGGCGCCGGCGCGGGCGCCGCGGGTGGTGGCACGGCGTGGCGGCCATGTTCCGGTGCGACGGCTGCGCCCGTGTACCCGGCGACGCGTCCAGGAAGATGGCGCTGGAGGACGATGACGGAGAGCAGCAGCGACAGCAGGAGCCGGGCATCGCGGGAATGAGGAGGTTCAAGTCCGGGAGAAGAGCCGCTTCGTGGGGCGACGAGGCgctggccgcggcggcggcgggcgacgAGGACGACGGGAAGGAGAGGCCCGACAGCCAGGACGCTGAGCAGTGGTCCCGGCGGCCGGTAATTTAG